CTCGACACCGCACTGCCTCTCGCCCGCGCCGCTGTCGAGACCGGCGCGCACTACCTCGACGTGACCGCCGAACAGCCCGTCGTGCAGGCGCTCTACCGCGACCTAGACGCCTCCGCCCGAGCCGCGGGCGTCGCCGTCGTCCCCGCCATGGCCTTCTACGGCGGTCTCGCCGACCTACTCGTCACGGCCGCACTAGACGGTGGTTCGCAAGCCGACGAAGTAGAGGTCGCAATCGGCCTGGACCGCTGGTGGCCGACCGCCGGCACCCGGGTAACCGGGGAGCGCAACACCGCGACCCGCCTGGTGATCCGCAACGGCGCGCTGACCGCTCTGGAGAACCCCGCACCGACCGGCGCCTGGTCCTACCCGTCACCGCTGGGTGAGCAGTCGGTCGTGCAACTGCCGTTCTCCGAAGTGATCACGATCGACCGCCACCTGGACATCGGCGAACTCCGCTCCCACCTCAACACCGCCCCGCTCGCGGACCTCCGTGACACCACCACCCCGCCGCCGGTATCGACCGACGAGCACGGACGATCGGCACAGCAGTTCGTAGTGGACGTCGTAGTCCGCCAGGGCACGGACACCCGGCGAATCAGTGCGTCCGGCCGCGACATCTACGCCGTCACCGCGCCGATCGTCGTCGAAGGCGCCGTCCGACTCCTGGACGGCCGACACCGGGGACCGGGCGCCTCAGCACCCGGCGAAGCGTTCGACGCCGCAGACGTTCTCACCACACTGGAGCGAGACGCCGGTGCCATCGCCGTTCGCTCCGACCGGCAACGGTATGCAGCAAAGTGATAGCCGATCTAC
This is a stretch of genomic DNA from Saccharothrix ecbatanensis. It encodes these proteins:
- a CDS encoding saccharopine dehydrogenase family protein, which produces MNATDRVLVYGATGHTGRFVVDELLRRGLVPVLAGRSAERLAAVPPRHAALDRRVVGVDDPDLLRQAVAGTAAVINCAGPFLDTALPLARAAVETGAHYLDVTAEQPVVQALYRDLDASARAAGVAVVPAMAFYGGLADLLVTAALDGGSQADEVEVAIGLDRWWPTAGTRVTGERNTATRLVIRNGALTALENPAPTGAWSYPSPLGEQSVVQLPFSEVITIDRHLDIGELRSHLNTAPLADLRDTTTPPPVSTDEHGRSAQQFVVDVVVRQGTDTRRISASGRDIYAVTAPIVVEGAVRLLDGRHRGPGASAPGEAFDAADVLTTLERDAGAIAVRSDRQRYAAK